The following nucleotide sequence is from Anguilla rostrata isolate EN2019 chromosome 3, ASM1855537v3, whole genome shotgun sequence.
tgggtgtgtatagtATGCGGgggtgtgtatagtatgtgtgtgtgtgtatagtatgtgggggtgtgtgtatagtatgtgagtgtgtgtgtatagtatgtgggtgtgtatagtATGCGGgggtgtgtatagtatgtgtgtgtgtatagtatgtgggggtgtgtatagtatgtgggtgtgtgtgtatagtatgtgagtgtgtgtgtatagtatgtgggtgtatagtatgtgagtgtgcatgtatagtatgtgagtgtgcatgtatagtatgtggatgtgtgtatagtatgtgggtgtgtgtatagtatgtgtgtgtgtatagtatgtgggggtgtgtgtatagtatgtgagtgtgtgtgtatagtatgtgggtgtatagtatgtgagtgtgcatgtatagtatgtgagtgtgcctgtatagtatgtgagtgtgcatgtatagtatgtgagtgtgcatgtatagtatgtgagtgtgtgtatagtatgtgtgtatgtatagtatgtgtgtgtgtatagtatgtgtgtgtgtatagtatgtgggGGTGTATAGTACGTGGgggtgtgtatagtatgtgggggtgtgtatagtatgtggatgtgtgtatagtatgtgggtgtgtatgtgtgagtgtgtatgtatagtatgtgtgtgtgtgtatagtatgtgggtgtgtatagtatgtgggggtgtgtgtatagtatgtgggggtgtatagtatgtgtgagtgtgtatgtatagtatgTGGGGTGTATGTATagtatgtgggggtgtgtatagtatgtgggtgtatgtatagtatgtgggtgtgtatagtatgtgggggtgtgtgtatagtatgtgggggtgtatgtgggggtgtgtatagtatgtgagtgtgcatgtatagtATGTGGGAGTGTatagtatgtgggtgtgtatagtatgtgggggtgtgtaagTAGGTGTGTCTGTTCCTGAGAGCTGTGCTGATCCGTTGCAGGGGAGCACGACCTGAGCGTGCCGGAGGACTCGGAGCAGCGGAGTTCCGTTGCCCAGGCGATCGCTCACGAGCGGTACGACGCGGCGTCGGGCGACAGCGACATCGCGCTGGTGCGGCTGCGGGAGCCCGTGGCGTTCTCGGCGATGGCGGCGCCCGTGTGCCTGCCGGAGCGCGAGTTCTCCCTGCGCGAGCTCTCCGCCGCGCGCCTCTCCACGCTCAGCGGCTGGGGCGGGCTGACCGCGGGGGGgaacgccccgccccccggccccgcccgcccggtCTCGCCCGTGCTGCGGCGGCTGGAGGTGCCGCTGGTGCCCGCGGCGGAGTGCGGGCCGAAGAGCGGCGTGAACCTGACGCAGAGCATGTTCTGCGCGGGCTACCTGCACGGCCTGCAGCCCGCCTGCCGGGGGGACGACGGCAGCCCGCTGGTCACGCAGTACCGCGGCACCGCCTTCCTCACCGGCCTGGTGGGCTGGGGCCGCGGCTGCCAAACACCCGGGTACTACGGCATCTTCACCCGCGTCGACCACTTCCTGCCCTGGCTGCACGAGACCATGAGCACCCCTCAGCCCCgctcccagcccctcccccagccggACGTGGGCCTCGAGCAGATGCAGGTGTAAACATGTACGCCGGTTTGCCATGTGCTCAGGAGACGATCTCGCTGAATTGGATGACGGAAGGAACACTTGCACACTGTCAGAattttacacacaaacaggaaataaactgGCTAACTTCTGCAGGAACTCTCCGGATCATTGCCATTCTAGTGTGTGTCCAGTCCTTTATGAGACCACTGGTTCAATTAAAAACGACTTAAAAGCTGATGGTAACATCAATAAACCCACAGGTTTATTTTATACCTTGAATGCTTTCCTCTTTCTGAGTATCATTTACACACATTcctacatacatatataaacatgtATAGGTGTGACATGTATGATGTAGGCACATATAGTTTCTCTCTATAGatactgtaaaaatacatcCGTGTCCAATCCTGAGAGGACATACCTGCCTCCAAGAGACAACACAGGTGTGTCCTGTACACCTGAACACCTGTAGAGGTAGAGTCACTTGTACCCctatggggaggggagggaggggagggtagTCACAGCTACTCCTTCTTGAACCCCCATTTAAGCAGGTGAGGGAGGAAGCTGGCTCCACAGAGCCCCCTGGTGACAGTAACAGGAACTGTCATGTATGTGGCACCTGGAGTCTCCATGGTATATTACACAGTTCAGCTGACAGGGATGCTTCTCTCTCATACTTTTAGACACATAGAGGCCACAACACTTTTACCCTATTAGACACCTACAGGCAACATTTTCACCCTCTgtagtacgtgtgtgtggggagggagagagatagaggataagaaagaagaaaaggaagaaagataaattgtgtataggtgtgtgtgtatgtgtgcagacTAGTTGAGGTTTAAAGGTGATATTGAGCATGTATGACTgctatgtgtgtttgtaattgCAGCGCCCTCTTCCTGTCAGGTGGTGAAACTGCAGGTGTTAGTGGTTGAAGTGACATGCACCCTTACCCTGAGCAGAGTAAGAACAAGGCCTTTCAAGTAATGTTAACtcctattttaatattattgcCAAAAACTcccacagacaaaaataaaacaaaaaaataaaataataataaaaataatcacaaaattGCTGTTGGGTTTGATCTGTCTAAACACACCATAGATAAAACGTTTCATGTACACACTGTTAAGACTACATGGCCACACTGCAAAGCAACATTTAGAGTATTATACAGACCGGGCAACAGTGCTGCGTTGGGCCTTATAATGTGAATATAAACCCTACAGGAGTGGGACCTGGTCAACACCACCGCCTGTTGACCCGCTAACTAATCCTAATCTTCTCCAAACCGAGAGGCCCACATTACTGCCCTGGTGGTTCTGGTTCTGCTGGGCTACGTTGGAAATCTTACAGCACCGTGAGATAAAACATCACTTTGCCCTCGTACGGGTCGTGGATGTTCTGGTAGGCGATGTTGTCGGCCACCACTCTGCACTGAATCTTGGCCTTCCGTTTCTGCACCATGTAGAACTTCACAGCCACCAGGGGGTTCACGTAGGTGGGCTGCAAGAGAGGGTGAGATCAGTAaagacacactgctgcagtacagacacactgctgcagtactgacacactgctgcagtacTGACGCACTGGTGCAGTACTGATACACTACTGCAGTAGACGCACTGCTGTAATgcagacacactgctgcagtactgacacattgctgcagtacagacacactgctgcaatagacacactgctgcagtacTGACGCACTGGTGCAGTACTGATACACTGCTGCAATAGACGCACTGCTGtaatacagacacactgctgcagtactgacacactgctgcagtactgacactgcTGCAGTAtagacacactgctgcagtacagacacactgctgcagtactgacacactgctgcagtatagacacactgctgcagtacagacacactgctgcagtatagacacactgctgcagtacagacacactgctgcagtacTGATACACTACTGCAGTAGACGCACTGCTGtaatacagacacactgctgcagtacagacacattgCTGCAGTACAGATACACTGGTGCAGTACTGGCACACTggtgcagtacagacacactgctgcagtacTGATGCACtggtgcagtactgacacactgctgcagtacagacacactggtGCAAGTAAAAGATATTAGCTTGGCAAATCTTATAATGAGTAACTGACACCTGCATAGCAATACTTGCTTTTTAGCAAAAGCTAATAAAAAAACGCtgcattaaattttttttttccaatacagaacagaaacatgACAGGAATTGATGGGCTTGGGTTCTCCTGCGGGCTACTTTCCCACCTGCAAAGGGTCTGAGCGTTGAACATGATTACTGTGGAGCTGGCCCTGAATGGAGAATGGGTGTAGAGTAAGTGGATTGAGCATGTCGGCCAGGTGTGCGTGGACTGAAGGAACAGGTGCGTACCTGGACATGTAACAGGTGTGGATGATCTGTGCTTACCTGGGCCTTCCTGCCGTAGTAGGGGAAGTAGGAGAGGTCAAAGGTGCCGTTCGTAGGGAAATAATCCATGTGTTTCACATTCTCGTTTCCTTCCTGtttagacatacacacacattttattattattattttttttttaatcaaactaGTTTACCAAGCCATGCCAGTCCATGGAATTTCAGATTGATTAGTTCTGTCTGCAGCTCGTTTAGCCACAGTTTTCTGAGGCGAAAAATTAGCTGCACTGTTCCATCCCTCccaggagccaaaatggcgcagTTGACAAAGGAAGTCATtttatcactcactcaccagGACAGTGCAGTTGACGTATGGGGCCATTCCTGTCCCATTTCCGGGCAAAAAGTTAATGACCTGTAGAGAAAGCCACATGGCAGCCGTTAGTCCTCGGATATGAATGAACACCACTCATCTGCGTCTGACAGGTGGCAATGTGCTGCTTTCATTCCTGCACGCTTAATTCCAAAACCTTCACAAATCTAGCTGTGTAACACTCtgagctatgtgtgtgtgcgtgtatgtgtgtgtgtgtgtgtgtgtttcttattTGGTTTTGGTTCGCCATTTTGGTTTGTCATTAGTTGACGTACTCTGTTCATCTTTATGATCACGCAGGGGTTTCCGTCCGAGTAGCCGAAGGTTTTGTCCTCGAGGCCCGAGCAGTTTCCCAGCATGTCCTGGGTGAACGCACAAGACCATTTTGTGTGGTGTGGAGCGGAGTACTCGTGCTGGAAGAAGTATTTGCCCTGGGTGCAGGGGTGGCTGTTACAGTGCTCCTGCTTGGTCGCATTATAGGCTGTGGAAGGAGGGACAggaagtaagaaaaaaaaaaaaaaagatagaggAAGACATTGGTCAGAAAGGTACAAAGAGAGACATTTATGTCACTTAATCTGATCTAGTGAAttcaatgcttttaaaaaaaatatttgaatcagAAATAAAACTGCTGTGATTGCCCTTCTGTGGAAACCCTTCTGCGATTGGCTGCCTGCACAGAGGCACTGCTGCGATTGGCTGCCTCTGTGCATGTGACCATTTTCTTCACTCACGCCTCAGGAATTGCTCCAAACATTTGGACATTTTGCTCCAGCTCTTCTTGTCTGACATGTTGAAGGTGATCTCACATGACCTCTCATATGTCTGCCCACACCCGAGAGGAGGATAttagaggagagggagggaggagacagagaggaaggttTGTGGGGATATAGCACCTAGATATGTCTAATTCCATGGATTATTAAAAATGGTTCTTGTTTTATGGGTAttttttatgataataataataataatagatctGTCCAGGGAGTATGCCTGCCTcacacccaatgcatgctgggataggctttagcaccccccacaaccctgaccaggctAAGCGGAGATAGATAGAGGATGGATAATATATACAACAATGAGTAGGACGCTGGTTACCTGGCGATGATAACCGGTCCTGATAGTCCGGAGCGTAGGGAGAGAGCGTGTACATCATCACGTAGATGGCCAAGGAGAAGAGACACGTCATCACCACATAGAATGCCACGTAGTACAGACTGATGTACACTGcaggggagaacagagaaaaagCATTAAGACTGATGTACACTGCAAGAGAGAAGAACTGTGAAACAGCACTAAGACTGATGTACACTGCAAGAGAGAAGAACTGTGAAACAGCACTAAGACTGATGTACACTGCAGGAGAGAAGAACTGTGAAACAGCACTAAGACTGATGTACACTGCAGGAGAGAAGAACTGTGAAACAGCACTAAGACTGATGTACACTGCAGGAGAGAAGAACTGTGAAACAGCACTAAGACTGATGTACACTGCAGGAGAGAAGAACTGTGAAACAGCATTAAGACTGATGTACACTGCAAGAGAGAAGAACTGTGAAACAGCACTAACAGCTCAAACTCCAGGGGTATAGCctgctgtggtgtgaaaacccCCAACAATATAACTCAAATGAACATCACTCGTTGGTTGAGTGAAAACAGTAGCACTCGCTAATCTTCATCTAAAACTGGGCCCTTTATCTGAACACCAACATAGATAAATGAATACCTCATAGACTCGAAGTTACACGTACTGCACTCTCTGTCAAACTGGACTATGTGCTACAAAATAGACATTCTCGTGCACAACAGTCGAAGCCCATGAAAGAGAGAAGGTGCTCTCAGTATCGGACAGTGCATATAACAAACATATATACCCGTTAGAGAGAGTACCCAGCATAGACACTGGAGCACTCATACAAAATAAAGCACGTTTATTCAATTAAGACTGTCGTTTTGACTTTGGTTGACTCTGAAGATGCTAAGTCCAAAAAACCCAGGTGAGTGGGTCCTTATAGGAGTTCATGTTCAAGGTGTCCTTCAAAGCCTGGGCTGCAGAATCAGAACTGCCTTATCGCTCCTGTTATCTTCAGTCCACACGCAGAAGCGTCATAAACTCTGATAACGTGGCTCCCACTGACGCTTACACACAACAAGGACACAGCTGAGTGCATTTGTTCTGAAACCGAATCAGTCTGTAGTGTTTGGCGTTTGAAAGACTAAATGTACACGTTCAGATACAGATGCTCACGTGCCGTTGTGAACCAAGGTGACTTACAGCGCTGTCAGGTGCAGCGCTGCAGCTTGTCAACTGTTCACACTGCCTCAGGATTCGAACCCGCAGCCCTAGGTGCCGTATACAGCATGCTGACTGTTAAACCCAGTCCATCATAGAGGATGCTGCTATATTGTACATTACTGTGTATAACACAGAAAACTTAGTTTTATCTGACTGTGTCTTTGTGCTGTGCATTTTGTATATGATGCATCTCACTTCATCTGTGATagactctttaaaaaaaaaaacacacacaca
It contains:
- the LOC135251863 gene encoding LOW QUALITY PROTEIN: potassium-transporting ATPase subunit beta-like (The sequence of the model RefSeq protein was modified relative to this genomic sequence to represent the inferred CDS: substituted 1 base at 1 genomic stop codon), with protein sequence MAALKEKRTCGQRCQDFGRFVWNPDDQTFMGRTPEKWVYISLYYVAFYVVMTCLFSLAIYVMMYTLSPYAPDYQDRLSSPGILXYPPLGCGQTYERSCEITFNMSDKKSWSKMSKCLEQFLRPYNATKQEHCNSHPCTQGKYFFQHEYSAPHHTKWSCAFTQDMLGNCSGLEDKTFGYSDGNPCVIIKMNRVINFLPGNGTGMAPYVNCTVLEGNENVKHMDYFPTNGTFDLSYFPYYGRKAQPTYVNPLVAVKFYMVQKRKAKIQCRVVADNIAYQNIHDPYEGKVMFYLTVL